One part of the Merismopedia glauca CCAP 1448/3 genome encodes these proteins:
- a CDS encoding DUF6887 family protein: protein MKSDFNTMTKAELRAYLVAHPNDQAAFYAFVDRFTSEASPETFPMPQSQAEMEETAQLIHQKVQQMNIRH from the coding sequence ATGAAGTCTGACTTTAACACAATGACTAAGGCTGAACTAAGAGCTTATCTGGTCGCTCATCCCAACGATCAGGCGGCTTTTTATGCCTTTGTCGATCGCTTTACATCTGAAGCATCTCCTGAAACGTTTCCCATGCCTCAATCTCAGGCTGAAATGGAGGAAACGGCTCAACTAATTCACCAAAAAGTGCAACAGATGAATATCCGTCATTAG